Proteins from a genomic interval of Bifidobacterium longum subsp. infantis ATCC 15697 = JCM 1222 = DSM 20088:
- a CDS encoding tyrosine-type recombinase/integrase, translating into MPKIRHSHGNHPQKPPRSKWGTVLARYDRTGMLIAWQVRYPNPLEPGKRVQRQFKPDQELEARRWLEAEKYLVSLHRNGIAEWVHPTERSRRKAVEEKSRTQRNMLFRDYVMRWAEEYRLPDGNGIAGGTRRNLYLDIGHFLPSLGDLPLNEITPSIIKAWYDAPHPEGRWAFRRSCMRLKAVLESATRGGLDGSEPLLSFNPFIFHIPPAPQPARINVPPVTPSELILLADAMPDYTRLSVFLSTLVGGLRCGELCGLQVQDIDLNRQILHVRHSVNRGDADRGDLHFGKTKTESSIRNVHIPDTLIPLIRQHLSDYCDLTRPDSPVFVPKRARIMSQTTLDGQFAKARLKAGRPDLTFQALRASHATLLMIQGGTLREVMNQLGHVSEKVAIRYYQLTVASHQSQVVDELAESFMSGIQRRES; encoded by the coding sequence ATGCCGAAAATCAGGCATTCCCATGGAAACCATCCGCAGAAGCCTCCGCGAAGCAAGTGGGGAACCGTGCTGGCCCGTTATGACAGAACCGGCATGCTAATCGCATGGCAGGTTCGATATCCGAATCCATTAGAACCCGGCAAACGCGTCCAACGCCAGTTCAAGCCGGATCAGGAGCTCGAAGCCCGTAGATGGCTGGAAGCCGAAAAGTATCTTGTCAGCCTCCATCGTAACGGCATCGCCGAATGGGTTCATCCAACGGAACGAAGCCGACGAAAAGCCGTCGAGGAAAAGAGCCGGACACAACGCAATATGTTGTTCCGTGACTATGTGATGCGATGGGCCGAGGAATACCGGCTGCCCGACGGCAACGGTATCGCCGGTGGCACGCGTCGCAATCTTTACCTGGACATTGGCCATTTTTTGCCAAGTCTTGGGGACCTGCCGCTTAACGAGATCACTCCGTCCATCATCAAGGCTTGGTATGATGCGCCTCACCCGGAAGGACGGTGGGCGTTCCGACGCTCATGCATGCGGCTGAAGGCGGTACTGGAATCAGCCACCCGAGGCGGATTGGACGGTTCGGAGCCATTGCTGTCCTTCAATCCCTTCATATTCCATATTCCGCCAGCGCCACAGCCCGCCCGCATCAATGTACCGCCGGTGACTCCTTCCGAATTAATCCTGCTGGCTGACGCCATGCCCGATTACACCAGACTGTCCGTATTCCTCTCGACTTTAGTGGGTGGTCTGCGATGTGGTGAACTCTGTGGGCTTCAGGTGCAAGACATCGATCTGAACAGGCAGATACTTCACGTCCGGCACTCCGTGAATCGCGGTGACGCTGACAGAGGGGATCTCCACTTCGGCAAGACAAAAACGGAATCCAGTATCAGGAACGTACACATCCCGGATACGCTGATTCCTCTTATTCGACAGCACCTTTCTGATTACTGCGATCTGACCCGACCGGATTCGCCGGTGTTCGTGCCCAAACGTGCAAGAATCATGTCCCAGACAACGCTGGACGGCCAGTTCGCCAAGGCCCGGCTGAAAGCAGGACGCCCTGATCTGACATTCCAGGCATTACGAGCCAGCCATGCAACATTACTCATGATTCAGGGTGGAACGTTGCGGGAAGTCATGAATCAATTGGGACACGTCAGTGAGAAGGTGGCTATCCGGTACTACCAGCTCACCGTCGCCTCACATCAGAGTCAAGTGGTTGACGAGCTTGCCGAATCATTTATGAGCGGCATTCAGCGGCGTGAGTCCTAG
- a CDS encoding beta-N-acetylhexosaminidase, protein MSDQATLKGWTIIPTPQTMQHKANIALLPMCGRINEARAVGDDRHILAVQLIDDIRAATGLEWDIATGDRWPGFITLTTFDDPHAHPSGAYTLDVTPDGVTVAGADFEGVRNGVQTLRQLIRQCGAALPCLHIEDRPAFETRGYYLDVTRGRVPTLDWLKHWADKLCLYKYNQLQLYIEHTFAFDSMSETWRGSSPLTPRDILAFDDYCAERGIELVPSVSTFGHLYMALRTQSLRDLGEFPETADEPFGFIDRMHHHTLNIGDDRAFALSCRLIDDYLQLFRSNKFNICADETFDLGKGRSKPLADRIGVAAMYADYVTRLCRHLEAQGRRPMMWGDIALEHPEILDRLPETVTLLNWQYDPQVTDEKIHTVAESGAKQIVCPAVWCWNALLPRIDDAWSNITRMARYGRQYGAQGMLVTDWGDFGHVNDPRMAIPGMIIGAQESWNPRRIPDEADMLRRISRLEYHDASGELLNILTHASHAASFEWNHLITWLELDDGQGGVNTGVLQTIPGLLPENERPDDVIRSLQNESKTPSLAESRRMLLRYLKHRITLGETADHLLQASARRISAITATAGPRNAGNAAAFRIAVEGQRLLNRVGLRLASETGITDTLQPNTTSQHNDEANLAEALEIWMEAYATQWSTVSRDSELRRLQDTVRELTDHLRFQSV, encoded by the coding sequence ATGAGCGATCAAGCAACCCTGAAGGGATGGACCATCATCCCCACGCCGCAAACCATGCAGCATAAAGCGAACATCGCATTGCTGCCAATGTGCGGACGAATCAACGAAGCGCGCGCAGTCGGTGACGATCGGCACATACTTGCCGTGCAGCTCATCGACGACATCCGCGCAGCCACCGGATTGGAATGGGATATCGCCACCGGCGACCGCTGGCCGGGATTCATCACCTTGACGACCTTTGACGACCCCCATGCACACCCGTCCGGTGCATATACGCTCGATGTCACCCCGGACGGCGTGACCGTAGCGGGAGCGGATTTCGAGGGTGTGCGTAACGGCGTGCAGACTTTACGCCAGCTCATCCGCCAATGCGGCGCCGCCCTGCCCTGCCTGCACATCGAGGACCGACCCGCCTTCGAAACGCGCGGCTACTACCTCGACGTCACCCGCGGGCGCGTCCCCACCCTCGACTGGCTCAAACACTGGGCCGACAAGCTCTGCCTGTACAAATACAACCAGCTCCAGCTCTACATCGAACACACCTTCGCGTTCGACTCGATGAGCGAGACCTGGCGCGGTTCCAGCCCGCTCACCCCGCGCGACATCCTCGCATTCGACGACTACTGCGCCGAGCGCGGCATCGAGCTGGTCCCGTCGGTCTCCACGTTCGGACACCTCTACATGGCCCTGCGCACGCAATCCCTGCGCGACCTCGGCGAGTTCCCCGAAACCGCCGACGAGCCGTTCGGGTTCATCGACCGCATGCACCACCACACATTGAACATCGGCGACGACCGCGCCTTCGCCCTGTCGTGCCGGCTCATCGACGACTACCTGCAACTGTTCCGCTCCAACAAATTCAACATCTGCGCCGACGAGACCTTCGACCTCGGCAAGGGCCGGTCCAAGCCCCTCGCCGACCGCATCGGCGTCGCGGCCATGTACGCCGACTACGTCACCCGCCTGTGCCGCCACCTCGAAGCCCAGGGCAGGCGGCCGATGATGTGGGGCGACATCGCCCTCGAACACCCCGAGATCCTCGACCGGCTCCCCGAAACCGTCACCCTGCTCAACTGGCAGTACGACCCTCAGGTCACGGACGAGAAGATCCACACCGTCGCCGAATCCGGTGCCAAGCAGATCGTATGCCCGGCCGTATGGTGCTGGAACGCGCTCCTGCCGCGCATCGACGACGCCTGGAGCAACATCACCCGCATGGCCCGCTACGGCAGGCAATACGGCGCCCAGGGCATGCTCGTCACCGACTGGGGCGACTTCGGCCACGTCAACGACCCACGCATGGCCATCCCCGGCATGATCATCGGTGCACAGGAATCATGGAACCCGAGGCGAATCCCGGATGAGGCCGACATGCTCCGCCGTATCTCCCGACTCGAATACCACGACGCCAGCGGTGAACTGCTTAATATTCTTACGCATGCAAGTCATGCGGCCAGTTTCGAATGGAACCACCTGATCACTTGGCTGGAACTTGATGACGGACAAGGCGGAGTCAACACCGGGGTCCTGCAAACCATCCCGGGACTGCTGCCGGAAAACGAACGACCGGACGATGTGATCCGTTCCCTCCAGAACGAAAGCAAGACACCGTCACTTGCGGAATCCCGACGAATGCTGCTCCGCTATCTGAAACACCGCATCACGCTCGGCGAAACCGCAGATCACCTTCTGCAGGCCAGTGCCCGTCGAATCTCCGCGATCACCGCGACCGCAGGACCGCGGAACGCAGGAAACGCCGCTGCATTCCGCATAGCCGTCGAGGGACAACGACTGCTGAACCGGGTTGGCCTCCGGCTTGCGTCCGAGACCGGGATCACTGACACTTTGCAACCGAACACCACGTCTCAACATAACGATGAGGCGAACCTTGCTGAAGCATTGGAGATCTGGATGGAGGCGTATGCGACGCAATGGAGCACGGTCAGCCGAGACTCCGAACTCCGTCGGCTGCAAGATACGGTGCGGGAGTTAACGGACCATCTGCGCTTCCAATCCGTCTGA
- a CDS encoding carbohydrate ABC transporter permease, whose translation MTTATITSAAPRAKRSLSSRLRRIGTIVLAVVFCIVWIFPVYWMFVTSLKPRNQIMTATPVFWPAKLSIDNFMVAVTQTSFLTNLKNSVIVTAVSIVLSVILAFFACAALTLYRFRGRKAIMVFVLAIQMTSGGIIPQFFIFNQFGLLNKYSGLILAYIAMVLPFAIWNMRGFFLNIPKDIFESAAVEGANDWQILWKITFPLAAPGIVSTSVFAFISAWNDYMTAYTFMKDQSKYTLPVWLSSFSTPSMGTDFGGQMAASVIFSLPVVIFFMIIQRNIMKGVTTGAVK comes from the coding sequence ATGACCACCGCAACCATAACCTCTGCCGCGCCGCGCGCTAAGCGTAGCCTTTCCTCGCGGCTGCGCCGCATCGGCACGATCGTGTTGGCCGTCGTGTTCTGCATCGTGTGGATCTTCCCGGTCTACTGGATGTTCGTCACGTCGCTCAAGCCGCGCAACCAGATCATGACCGCGACGCCCGTGTTCTGGCCCGCGAAGCTGTCGATCGACAACTTCATGGTGGCCGTCACCCAGACGTCGTTCCTGACGAACCTGAAGAACAGCGTGATTGTGACCGCCGTATCGATCGTCCTGTCGGTCATCCTCGCGTTCTTCGCGTGCGCGGCCCTGACCCTCTACCGGTTCCGCGGCCGCAAGGCGATCATGGTGTTCGTGCTGGCCATCCAGATGACCTCGGGCGGCATCATCCCACAGTTCTTCATCTTCAACCAGTTCGGCCTGCTGAACAAGTACAGCGGCCTGATCCTCGCGTACATCGCCATGGTCCTGCCGTTCGCGATCTGGAACATGCGCGGCTTCTTCCTCAACATCCCCAAGGACATCTTCGAGTCCGCGGCCGTCGAAGGGGCCAACGACTGGCAGATCCTGTGGAAGATCACCTTCCCCTTGGCCGCGCCCGGCATCGTGTCCACGTCCGTGTTCGCGTTCATCAGCGCATGGAACGACTACATGACCGCGTACACGTTCATGAAGGACCAGTCCAAGTACACGCTGCCTGTGTGGCTCTCCTCGTTCTCCACACCCAGCATGGGCACCGACTTCGGCGGACAGATGGCAGCATCCGTCATCTTCTCCCTGCCCGTCGTGATCTTCTTCATGATCATCCAAAGGAACATCATGAAGGGCGTCACTACCGGAGCCGTCAAATAG
- a CDS encoding carbohydrate ABC transporter permease, whose amino-acid sequence MFTGSFNIVGFDQYENVLTDPEFYKSLARTFGFAAALVAGSVLIGMGVAQLMTKLGPVMRWLVTFVLIFAWAMPNVASSVVWKWLFQPGYGVVNWLLTQTHLFGDVTNLSWTDNTWLAFLEIWLLVVWQAVPYIAINLYAATTQVDKSCLEAAQLDGCSKLRCYWQITVPLIKPSLMVITMLSVIWDFNVFNQIWPVSQGAPRETTATIGIFTYKKAFVSFDIGTGAAASVLVTLILLALTSVYIRYLLKSGEDL is encoded by the coding sequence ATGTTCACGGGCTCGTTCAACATCGTCGGGTTCGACCAGTACGAGAACGTGCTGACCGACCCGGAGTTCTACAAGTCGCTGGCCCGCACGTTCGGGTTCGCAGCCGCGCTCGTGGCCGGCAGCGTGCTGATCGGCATGGGCGTGGCCCAGCTGATGACCAAATTGGGGCCGGTGATGCGCTGGCTGGTCACGTTCGTGCTGATCTTCGCGTGGGCCATGCCGAACGTGGCCTCGTCGGTGGTGTGGAAGTGGCTGTTCCAGCCGGGGTACGGCGTGGTCAACTGGCTGCTGACCCAGACCCATTTGTTCGGGGACGTGACGAACCTGTCATGGACCGACAACACGTGGCTCGCGTTCCTGGAGATCTGGCTGCTGGTCGTCTGGCAGGCCGTCCCGTACATCGCGATCAACCTGTACGCGGCGACCACACAGGTGGACAAGTCCTGCCTTGAGGCGGCCCAGCTGGACGGCTGCTCGAAGCTGCGCTGCTACTGGCAGATCACCGTGCCGCTGATCAAGCCGAGCCTGATGGTCATCACGATGCTGTCGGTGATCTGGGACTTCAACGTGTTCAACCAGATCTGGCCCGTCTCACAGGGAGCCCCCCGCGAGACGACCGCGACGATCGGCATCTTCACCTACAAGAAGGCGTTCGTGTCGTTCGACATCGGCACCGGCGCCGCCGCGAGCGTGCTGGTCACGCTCATCCTGCTCGCCCTGACGAGCGTGTACATCCGATACCTGCTCAAATCCGGGGAGGACCTGTGA
- a CDS encoding ABC transporter substrate-binding protein: MNINGGLYAMPADSGPMAYFYDKDVFDKAGISEPPATWDEFYEDAKKIRATGSYITSDSGDAGLFNAMMWAMGGHAYKLNDDKLTINIAKDKGAQRFMDLWQKMRDEDLIDVHTKTWTDDWMKSLGDGSIASLISGAWMANNLLQGVPQATGKFRVALLPTIDGTPINGEYGGSGLAIAKKIPDGKLDAAKKFVEYVTTNDEGINARVSNGSFPATTKTLNQKDFLAKTTLRNTDGSDNEFFGGQKYNEVFSQAAKDVTGKWEFLPFEPYARSIYGDSMGLFFSGKTDLKTAAAKWQIALRNYAADQGFSIVSR, encoded by the coding sequence GTGAACATCAATGGCGGCCTGTACGCGATGCCTGCCGACTCGGGCCCCATGGCCTACTTCTACGACAAGGACGTGTTCGACAAGGCCGGCATCAGTGAACCACCGGCCACCTGGGACGAGTTCTACGAAGACGCGAAGAAGATCCGCGCCACCGGCTCCTACATCACCTCCGACTCCGGCGACGCTGGCCTGTTCAACGCGATGATGTGGGCCATGGGCGGCCACGCCTACAAACTCAATGACGACAAACTGACCATCAATATCGCCAAGGACAAGGGCGCCCAGCGGTTCATGGACCTCTGGCAGAAGATGCGCGACGAAGACCTCATCGACGTCCACACGAAGACCTGGACCGACGACTGGATGAAGTCACTGGGCGACGGCTCCATCGCCAGTCTCATCAGCGGCGCATGGATGGCCAACAACCTTCTGCAGGGCGTGCCCCAAGCCACCGGCAAATTCCGCGTAGCCCTCCTGCCCACCATCGACGGAACGCCCATCAACGGCGAATACGGCGGTAGCGGACTGGCTATCGCCAAGAAGATTCCCGACGGCAAACTCGACGCCGCCAAGAAGTTCGTCGAATACGTCACCACCAACGACGAAGGCATCAACGCCCGCGTATCCAACGGCAGCTTCCCCGCCACCACCAAGACCCTCAACCAGAAGGACTTCCTCGCCAAGACCACGCTCAGGAACACCGACGGCAGCGACAACGAGTTCTTCGGCGGCCAGAAATATAACGAGGTCTTCTCCCAGGCCGCCAAGGATGTCACCGGCAAGTGGGAGTTCCTGCCCTTCGAACCCTACGCCCGCTCCATCTACGGCGACAGCATGGGATTGTTCTTCTCCGGCAAGACCGACCTGAAGACGGCCGCTGCCAAGTGGCAGATAGCGCTAAGAAATTATGCTGCTGACCAAGGATTTAGTATCGTCTCAAGATAA
- a CDS encoding sensor histidine kinase, whose protein sequence is MNVGRVTAIAMPLCVLAVEMAMLTWERMIGAPLDPMYTLAKQTGGFIMLLLFQLLSCLALVFRYRAPSATLASQLILTLVLSFWHADSILLVQLVAAFYAFMRTAGERRMYIGSLVTTLTVTLATFMSWPASRFLGEWPGRILLLALAGAIALARRGMVQARNATAAAGLEHRRAQTAAKQRDAAVRRSRIAGQLHDSVGHGLTAIIALSEGLTGKTGDSRVEEALKGINEIARESLEDTRKAVRALTETDTTDEDEDPAEPGSRSMRSWDDIRPILAHARTLDIITIFTETGVRNDDEPQADLCFDVTREAITNAIRHCRHVTHLNVSWNHQPNGVTVIVRNDGATGAAQAIAPDDGTGLDRLSRRVRDVGGTFAYGPVNGTEWQVKAVIPPTGKQPTERKVRP, encoded by the coding sequence GTGAACGTCGGCAGGGTCACTGCCATAGCCATGCCATTATGCGTGCTCGCGGTCGAGATGGCGATGCTCACGTGGGAGCGCATGATCGGCGCCCCATTGGATCCGATGTACACGCTCGCCAAGCAGACCGGCGGATTCATAATGCTGCTGCTGTTCCAGCTCCTGTCATGCCTGGCATTGGTGTTCCGTTACCGGGCCCCGTCCGCCACGTTGGCATCGCAGCTCATCCTGACCCTGGTCCTGTCCTTCTGGCATGCGGACTCGATCCTGCTGGTCCAACTGGTCGCGGCGTTCTACGCGTTCATGCGTACGGCCGGGGAACGCCGCATGTACATCGGGTCCCTCGTGACGACGTTGACCGTGACTTTGGCGACGTTCATGTCATGGCCCGCCAGCCGGTTCCTCGGCGAATGGCCCGGCCGCATCCTCCTGCTCGCCCTCGCCGGCGCGATCGCCCTGGCACGCCGCGGCATGGTCCAAGCCAGGAACGCCACGGCCGCCGCCGGCCTGGAACACCGGCGCGCGCAGACCGCCGCCAAGCAGCGTGACGCAGCCGTGCGTCGTTCGCGCATCGCCGGACAATTGCACGACAGCGTGGGGCACGGGTTGACCGCGATCATCGCCCTATCCGAAGGATTGACCGGTAAGACCGGCGACTCGCGCGTGGAGGAGGCTCTGAAGGGCATCAACGAGATCGCACGGGAAAGCCTGGAGGACACGCGCAAGGCCGTGCGCGCACTGACCGAAACCGACACGACCGACGAAGACGAGGATCCCGCCGAACCAGGCTCCCGGAGCATGCGTTCATGGGATGACATCCGTCCGATCCTCGCACACGCCCGCACGCTCGACATCATCACCATATTCACCGAAACCGGCGTCCGCAACGACGACGAACCCCAGGCGGACCTCTGCTTCGACGTGACCCGCGAGGCCATAACCAACGCCATCCGCCACTGCAGACACGTCACGCATCTCAACGTCTCATGGAACCACCAGCCCAACGGAGTCACCGTCATCGTCCGCAACGACGGAGCCACCGGTGCGGCGCAAGCTATCGCACCCGATGACGGCACCGGACTGGACAGACTGTCACGGCGCGTACGGGACGTTGGCGGCACGTTCGCCTATGGGCCGGTCAATGGCACCGAATGGCAGGTCAAAGCGGTCATTCCCCCGACCGGGAAACAACCGACTGAAAGGAAGGTCCGACCATGA
- a CDS encoding DUF6591 domain-containing protein, translating into MPVRYTAMPRRAPASMLLAFLLILTALFGLAACGSVQGSWPDGQYAGRVPEPDRVTTRIRDETDNGYLIDVSWTIAEAKDYARKIKDAGFTRNATEEEQAGVYDYTADDGTVKVSISALPGDNGAININKLQ; encoded by the coding sequence ATGCCTGTCCGATACACGGCAATGCCGAGGCGCGCCCCGGCATCCATGCTGCTCGCGTTCTTGCTGATTTTGACGGCCTTGTTCGGGCTGGCGGCGTGTGGCTCCGTCCAAGGCTCCTGGCCTGACGGCCAGTATGCCGGCCGGGTGCCCGAACCCGACCGGGTGACGACCCGCATCAGGGACGAGACCGACAACGGCTACCTGATCGACGTGTCATGGACCATCGCCGAAGCGAAGGACTACGCGCGAAAGATCAAGGACGCGGGCTTCACCCGCAACGCCACCGAGGAGGAACAGGCCGGCGTATACGACTACACGGCCGACGACGGCACCGTCAAGGTCTCCATCAGCGCATTGCCCGGCGACAACGGCGCCATCAACATCAACAAGCTCCAATGA
- a CDS encoding FtsX-like permease family protein: MGRYVLRVFRDNLAGWVPTIMVVAVVTTLVGVCMNQFVWTSSPSFASAARLAGLDPAEFGMVSATIYVVVALLAFFSLTVVGSATVDRIRGTFAQWRLMGASPSQVRAGTWMLVGVASLTGSLLGSLLAMPASLLAVPEFNAMAAESFAGGLGSFVPPAFAPSATAWLGSLLLGMATCMLGAFVPSMRAAKVRPIEAIRGRDAPIGRHGWRYWARCALGLVVMAAALALAFSGMGMPRAHAFGQEAGQTFNGALWAGIIASFGMYVLTGVLVPILLDAGRAVCRLCGSATGVLAARAAKAKAVSSMNTIAPLALALGLSTTLLTCARSYGRILALGGHPTSLNYADSLLMIAMLCIVSLATSLAVIALSNRGMVADQALLRSIGMSPRRVTRMILWQSLHLAAGAVVLALIPVAVSSLVLATRSITLVGVPVAGIPWAGVIGAGAACWLALFLIQYMQIRPALRRSVADAIRSR; encoded by the coding sequence GTGGGTAGGTATGTGCTTCGCGTGTTCCGCGATAATCTCGCGGGTTGGGTGCCCACGATCATGGTGGTCGCGGTGGTGACCACGCTGGTGGGCGTGTGCATGAACCAGTTCGTGTGGACCTCGTCGCCGTCGTTCGCATCGGCCGCCCGGCTGGCGGGTCTGGACCCGGCCGAGTTCGGCATGGTGTCGGCCACGATCTATGTCGTGGTGGCGTTGCTTGCGTTCTTCTCGCTGACGGTGGTCGGTTCGGCCACGGTTGACCGCATCCGCGGCACGTTCGCGCAATGGCGTCTCATGGGCGCCAGTCCGAGCCAGGTGCGCGCGGGCACGTGGATGCTCGTGGGCGTGGCTAGCCTCACCGGCTCGCTGCTCGGCTCACTGCTCGCGATGCCGGCCAGTCTGCTCGCGGTTCCCGAGTTCAACGCGATGGCCGCGGAGAGCTTCGCCGGCGGGCTCGGCTCGTTCGTCCCTCCCGCATTCGCGCCGTCCGCGACGGCATGGCTCGGCTCGCTGCTGCTGGGCATGGCCACGTGCATGCTGGGCGCGTTCGTGCCCTCGATGCGTGCGGCGAAGGTTCGTCCCATCGAGGCGATCCGTGGCAGGGACGCGCCGATCGGGCGGCATGGATGGCGGTATTGGGCGCGTTGCGCGCTGGGACTGGTCGTCATGGCGGCGGCATTGGCATTGGCGTTCTCCGGCATGGGCATGCCGCGCGCCCACGCGTTCGGGCAGGAGGCCGGCCAGACGTTCAACGGCGCATTATGGGCCGGGATCATCGCGTCGTTCGGCATGTACGTCCTCACTGGCGTGCTGGTCCCAATCCTGCTGGATGCGGGACGCGCCGTGTGCCGCCTGTGCGGGTCGGCGACCGGCGTGCTCGCGGCCCGTGCCGCCAAGGCGAAGGCCGTGTCCAGTATGAACACCATCGCCCCGCTCGCACTGGCCTTGGGATTGTCCACGACCCTGCTGACCTGCGCGCGGTCCTACGGGCGGATACTGGCCCTGGGCGGCCATCCGACGAGCCTGAACTACGCGGACTCGCTGCTGATGATCGCGATGCTGTGCATCGTGTCCCTGGCCACGAGTCTGGCCGTCATCGCGTTGTCGAACCGTGGCATGGTCGCCGATCAGGCGCTGCTGCGCAGCATCGGCATGTCGCCGCGCCGGGTGACGCGCATGATCCTGTGGCAGAGCCTGCACCTGGCCGCCGGCGCGGTCGTCCTCGCGCTCATCCCGGTCGCCGTCAGCTCGCTCGTGCTCGCAACACGCTCTATCACGCTCGTCGGCGTTCCAGTGGCCGGGATCCCGTGGGCTGGTGTGATCGGCGCGGGAGCGGCCTGCTGGCTGGCGTTGTTCCTCATCCAGTACATGCAGATCCGGCCCGCGTTGCGCCGCAGCGTGGCCGACGCGATCAGAAGCCGTTGA
- a CDS encoding ABC transporter ATP-binding protein, giving the protein MKKQPNDFIGVNTYLSVQARGLVKRVVSADGSSPSVILNDVSLDIPGAGLTAIVGPSGAGKTSLLYVLSGLDRPDSGRVVIGGTDIYALDEERRSRFIRGHIGFVFQQYNLVPYLTVEENVMLPLSLAHRKADYIRVTQLLSRFGLRRRARTVVSALSGGEQQRVALCRALLLRPAVVFADEPTGALDTANSELVLQVLRELADSGSNVVMVTHDTDAAALADRVVFLRDGGITHIAGRLTAGQIVEGMRRTFEPAMPQHGQEARRG; this is encoded by the coding sequence ATGAAAAAACAACCAAATGACTTCATTGGGGTAAATACATATTTATCGGTTCAGGCGCGTGGGTTGGTCAAGCGTGTGGTTTCCGCTGATGGTTCCAGTCCGAGTGTGATTCTCAATGATGTCTCGTTGGATATTCCCGGTGCCGGGTTGACAGCGATCGTCGGGCCTTCGGGTGCGGGTAAGACCTCTTTGTTGTACGTGTTGTCCGGTTTGGACAGGCCCGACTCGGGTCGGGTCGTCATCGGCGGCACCGACATCTACGCGTTGGACGAGGAGCGTCGTTCGCGGTTCATCCGCGGGCATATCGGTTTCGTGTTCCAGCAGTACAACCTCGTGCCGTATCTGACGGTCGAGGAGAACGTGATGCTGCCGCTCTCGCTCGCCCATCGCAAGGCCGACTACATTCGGGTCACGCAGCTGTTGTCCCGGTTCGGCCTGCGCCGGAGGGCGAGGACCGTGGTGAGCGCCCTGTCCGGCGGCGAGCAGCAGCGCGTGGCCCTGTGCCGGGCCCTGCTCTTGCGCCCGGCGGTGGTGTTCGCCGACGAGCCCACCGGCGCGCTCGACACCGCGAACAGCGAGCTCGTGCTGCAGGTGCTGCGCGAGCTGGCGGATTCGGGTTCCAACGTGGTCATGGTCACGCATGACACGGACGCCGCCGCCCTGGCCGACCGCGTGGTCTTCCTGCGTGACGGCGGAATCACCCACATCGCGGGCAGACTGACCGCTGGGCAGATCGTCGAGGGCATGCGCCGCACGTTCGAGCCGGCCATGCCGCAGCACGGTCAGGAGGCCCGTCGTGGGTAG
- a CDS encoding prolyl oligopeptidase family serine peptidase: MFKAIGRIKGYLYFWLNKFISINDFLDCTKGLIANNLCDAKRIGAAGSSAGALVVLSAALRRLDYFKIVQLSHPFLTPELILTDPDNPLTISDWDEFGYPSSSSCYDSFSPLAQLRRLPADFSNQAPDIWITAGKNDIKAPLLYTEQWLNSYSAIVPSAHNSVFLQLLDEGHHNSDDSLTGGCLSTIWLLDSLFDTD; this comes from the coding sequence ATGTTTAAAGCAATAGGACGAATCAAGGGATATTTATACTTTTGGTTAAATAAGTTCATATCTATCAATGATTTTCTCGATTGCACTAAAGGATTGATTGCAAATAACTTATGTGACGCCAAACGCATTGGAGCAGCGGGTTCAAGCGCCGGCGCTTTGGTTGTTCTTTCTGCCGCATTGCGCCGCCTGGATTATTTCAAAATTGTTCAATTATCGCACCCTTTTTTAACACCGGAATTGATTCTCACAGACCCCGACAATCCACTTACAATTAGCGATTGGGATGAATTCGGATATCCCTCATCATCTTCTTGCTATGACTCGTTTTCACCTTTGGCGCAATTGCGGCGTCTTCCAGCTGATTTTTCTAATCAGGCTCCTGACATTTGGATTACTGCCGGCAAGAATGATATAAAGGCGCCTCTCTTATATACGGAACAATGGTTGAATTCATATTCGGCTATTGTTCCGTCCGCACATAATTCGGTGTTTTTGCAACTGTTAGATGAAGGACATCACAATTCTGATGATTCTTTGACTGGTGGCTGTTTATCAACTATATGGTTACTCGACTCTCTCTTCGACACAGATTGA